Proteins encoded together in one Ptiloglossa arizonensis isolate GNS036 chromosome 9, iyPtiAriz1_principal, whole genome shotgun sequence window:
- the LOC143151079 gene encoding putative ribosome production factor 1 — protein sequence MKVKSLRINPFSQVQKESNEDGPSTSENKTPEVSLPSDSNFNHIKCKAVRHQKCQKLLKEKIKAKKAAKKQRIQEGVPKQVPHTIESLREKDETIITGDLDDEENQELKVDFEHDEFASYYRHDYEPKVLITYCDNPTRKTRIFGRELTRIVPNSLSLYRNRSGIKKIVRSATARNFTDIIVINEDRCKPNGMLVIHLPDGPTAYFKLSNVKITPELKRSHKEITEHRPEVILNNFTTRLGFTIGRMLGALFHYQPEFKGRRAVTFHNQRDYIFFRHHRYQFDLKKGKVRLRELGPRFTLKLKYLQHGTFDTKYGEYEWLIQGRRHEMETSRRKFFL from the exons ATGAAGGTCAAAAGTTTGAGAATAAATCCTTTCAGTCAAGTAcaaaaagaaagtaacgaagatggTCCAAGTACATCAGAAAATAAAACACCAGAGGTTAGTTTGCCTTCTGACAGCAACTTTAACCATATAAAATGTAAGGCAGTGCGGCATCAAAAATGTCAAAAATTACTGAAAGAGAAAATAAAGGCCAAGAAAGCAGCTAAAAAACAGAGAATTCAAGAAGGTGTTCCAAAACAAGTGCCGCACACTATTGAAAGTTTGAGGGAGAAAGATGAAACTATCATTACTGGTGATCTTGATGACGAAGAAAATCAAGAACTTAAAGTTGACTTTGAACATGATGAATTTGCTTCTTATTATAGACATGATTATGAACCTAAAGTCTTGATTACTTATTGTGACAATCCAACAAGAAAGACAAGAATTTTCGGTAGAGAATTAACAAGAATAGTACCAAATTCTCTGTCATTGTACAGAAATCGATCTGGAATAAAGAAAATAGTCAGAAGTGCAACTGCCAGAAATTTTACTGATATTATTGTCATTAATGAAGATCGGTGTAAACCTA ATGGTATGTTGGTCATTCATTTACCTGATGGTCCAACAGCATATTTTAAACTTAGTAATGTTAAAATAACACCAGAATTAAAACGTAGTCATAAAGAGATTACAGAACATAGACcagaagttattttaaataattttactacTCGCTTGGGTTTTACAATTGGTAGAATGTTAGGTGCATTGTTTCACTATCAACCTGAATTTAAAGGCAGAAGGGCTGTAACATTTCACAATCAAAgagattatatattcttcaggCATCATAG ATACCAATTTGATCTTAAAAAGGGTAAGGTTAGACTGAGAGAATTAGGACCTAGGTTtactttaaaattgaaatatttgcaaCATGGAACATTTGATACTAAATATGGAGAATACGAATGGCTTATTCAGGGACGAAGACATGAGATGGAAACTAGTAGAAGAAAGTTCTTCTTGTGA
- the LOC143151078 gene encoding tRNA (guanine(6)-N(2))-methyltransferase THUMP3: MNVDNESDLQKLFNESLANDNVLTIATTVDTGFEWQAVDECKEKLNKNVKIVKERGKVYFNVDWTQFAQVQEMRSIDNIFIVADVRKFEFTKTNKEADLELFKDAVHNKMKLEKSLNAWKHITGFQGKLYPTTEEYNAAEKDRQFLNTLTESITCKGRKRGQDPSDAKEDEILKYRVTCERTGKHTFESAEIARTIGGELQDKYLWLVNLSAYYLEIVCKLIDNELITHLRVTHESKHRRNIMCFGPTTLRATVCYNLLRLAEPNPGDIIIDPMCGGGSIPIEAALVYSQSFIIGGDNHPKAVVRTKSNIDASASGCKIDLIHWSVSQLPLKDSYIDIVVTDMPFGRRSGRMTDNRILYKQFLLELGRILKPSTGRSVLLTYDRRSCNMALQTAGDLYRITKMLGVNIGGLQAAVYVLKRTDTPYEQFKPKAMKHTKCKNN; the protein is encoded by the exons ATGAATGTAGACAATGAATCGGATTTACAAAAACTTTTTAATGAATCGTTAGCCAACGATAATGTTCTTACAATAGCAACGACTGTGGATACAG GTTTCGAGTGGCAAGCTGTAGAtgaatgtaaagaaaaattaaataaaaatgttaagaTTGTTAAGGAACGCGGAAAAGTCTATTTTAATGTAGACTGGACTCAATTTGCACAA GTACAAGAGATGAGATCAATAGACAATATATTTATTGTTGCTGATgtaagaaaatttgaattcaCTAAAACTAATAAAGAAGCTGATCTAGAGCTGTTCAAAGATGCTGTGcataataaaatgaaattagaaAAGTCTCTGAATGCTTGGAAACATATCACTGGTTTCCAAGGTAAATTGTATCCAACTACAGAAGAATATAATGCAGCAGAAAAAGACCGTCAATTTTTAAACACACTTACTGAGTCAATAACGTGTAAGGGCAGAAAAAGAGGTCAAGATCCATCAGATGCTAAAGAAGATGAAATTTTAAAGTATAGAGTAACATGCGAGAGGACTGGTAAACATACATTCGAATCAGCTGAGATTGCTAGAACTATTGGAGGAGAATTACAAGATAAATATCTCTGGCTTGTAAATTTATCTGCGTATTACTTAGAAatagtttgtaaattaattgacA ATGAATTGATAACACATTTACGTGTTACACATGAATCTAAGCATCGTAGAAATATCATGTGCTTTGGACCAACTACTCTTAGAGCGACTGTATgttataatttattacgatTAGCTGAACCTAATCCAGGAGATATAATAATTGATCCAATGTGTGGTGGTGGTTCTATTCCAATAGAG GCAGCTTTAGTTTATTCTCAATCTTTTATTATTGGTGGTGACAATCATCCAAAAGCTGTAGTTAGGACAAAGTCTAATATCGATGCCTCTGCCAGTGGATGTAAAATTGATTTGATACATTGGAGTGTATCACAATTACCACTAAAAGATTCATACATTGATATTGTTGTTACTGATATG CCATTTGGAAGAAGAAGTGGACGAATGACAGACAATAGAATactttataaacaatttttactaGAATTGGGACGAATTCTAAAACCCTCAACAGGTCGAAGTGTCTTACTCACTTATGACAGACGTAGCTGTAACATG GCTTTACAAACAGCAGGAGACTTGTATCGAATAACAAAAATGTTAGGAGTAAATATAGGTGGTCTTCAAGCTGCAGTCTATGTCTTAAAAAGAACAGATACACCTTATGAACAATTTAAACCTAAAGCTATGAAGCACACAAagtgtaaaaataattga